One stretch of Juglans microcarpa x Juglans regia isolate MS1-56 chromosome 3D, Jm3101_v1.0, whole genome shotgun sequence DNA includes these proteins:
- the LOC121254632 gene encoding uncharacterized protein LOC121254632 produces the protein MGGEAHVLKRIPRIRFPQRHPKSFASDSTSQAQSRDARNITISKSDVPAAPTNTALGGKASLQPKRTPVSEKEIEAILLGGCF, from the exons ATGGGTGGAGAAGCACATGTCTTGAAGAGGATTCCCCGCATTAGATTCCCACAAAGACACCCTAAATCCTTTGCTTCag ATTCTACATCACAAGCTCAAAGTAGGGATGCTCGTAACATTACCATTTCAAAGTCAGATGTTCCAGCAGCACCCACAAACACTGCTTTGGGAGGGAAAGCTTCTCTTCAGCCAAAACGAACACCAGTCTCAGAAAAAGAGATAGAGGCTATTCTG TTGGGTGGATGCTTCTGA
- the LOC121255954 gene encoding LOW QUALITY PROTEIN: glutamate synthase 1 [NADH], chloroplastic (The sequence of the model RefSeq protein was modified relative to this genomic sequence to represent the inferred CDS: inserted 2 bases in 2 codons) — MFTCSGSYLHLRTSSSCALPSLNKPSNQQPKLNAAPRAPISRFNTRYSTAKKSVNVIDKRFLGARLRAPGSEKVQLWRSDGPGRSPKLRVVVRSALSAVPEKPLGLYDPSFDKDSCGVGFVAELSGESSRKTVTDAVEMLIRMSHRGACGCETNTGDGAGILVGLPHEFYNEVAKDHGFELPPSGEYAVGMFFLPKSESRREESKNVFTKVAESLGHAILGWRPVPTDNTGLGNSALQTEPEVEQVFLTPTPRSQVDLEQQMYILRRVSMVAIRAALNLEHGGAKDFYICSLSSRTVVYKGQLKPDQLKDYYYADIGNERFTSYMALIHSRFSTNTFPSWDRAQPMRILGHNGEINTLRGNVNWMKAREGLLKCKELGLSENELKKLLPIVDASSSDSGAFDGALELLVRAGRSLPEAIMMMIPEAWQNDNNMDPHRKALYEYFSALMEPWDGPALISFTDGRYLGATLDRNGLRPGRFYVTHSGRVIMASEVGVVDIPPEDVLRKGRLNPGMMLLVDFQNHIVVDDEALKQQYSMARPYSKWLKRQKIELKDIVDSVHESEKVPPPVARVIPASSNAGSMENMGIHGILAPLKAFGYTVEALEMLLLPMAKDGVEALGSMGNDTPLAVMSNREKLTFEYFKQMFAQVTNPPIDPIREKIVTSMECMIGPEGDLTETTEEQCHRLSLKGPLLSIEETEAIKKMNYRGWRSKVLDITYSKDRGRKGLEETLDRICNEAHDAIKEGYTLLVLSDRAFSPNRVAVSSLLAIGAVHQHLVKKLERTQAGLIVETAEPREVHHFCTLVGFGADAICPYLAIEAIWRLQVDGKIPPKSGGNFHSKEELVRKYFKASNYGMMKVLAKMGISTLASYKGAQIFEALGLSSEVIERCFAGTPSRVEGATFEMLAFDKLHLHELAFPSRGFPPNSAEAVALPNPGDYHWRKGGEIHLNDPLAIAKLQEAARTNSVAAYKEYAKLVHKLNKSCNLRGLLKFKAAKVEVPLHEVEPASEIVKRFCTGAMSYGSISLEAHTTLAIAMNRMGGKSNTGEGGEQPSRMEPLPDGSMNPKRSAIKQVASGRFGVSSYYLTNADELQIKMAQGAKPGEGGELPGHKVVGEIALTRNSTAGVGLISPPXHHDIYSIEDLAQLIHDLKNSNPTARISVKLVSEAGVGVVASGVVKGHADHVLISGHDGGTGASRWTGIKNAGLPWELGLAETHQTLVANDLRGRTVLQTDGQLKTGRDVAIATLLGAEEFGFSTAPLITLGCIMMRKCHKNTCPVGIATQDPVLREKFAGEPEHVINFFFMVAEEMREIMSQLGFRTVTEMVGRSDMLEVDKEVTKNNEKLENIDLSLLLRPAAELRPEAAQYCVQKQDHGLDMALDQKLIPLCEAALEKSLPVYIEKPICNVNRAVGTMLSHEVTKRYQAAGLPTDTIHIKFNGSAGQSLGAFLCPGITLELEGDSNDYVGKGLSGGKIVVYPPKESNFDPKENIVIGNVALYGATSGEAYFNGMAAERFCVRNXGAKAVVEGVGDHGCEYMTGGTVVVLGKTGRNFAAGMSGGIAYVLDMDGKFCSRCNLELVDLDKVEEEEDIMTLRMMAQQHQRHTNSQLAKEVLANFEILLPKFIKVIPREYKRVLASIKAEKASKEAVEDATKKDEEKVEAELNGKDAFEELKKLAIASLNGKSNKNVEEGESLKRPTKVTDAVKHRGFIYYEREGVQYRDPNVRMNDWNEVMQESNPGPLLKTQSARCMDCGTPFCHQENSGCPLGNKIPEFNELVYQNRWREALDRLLETNNFPEFTGRVCPAPCEGSCVLGIIENPVSIKSIECAIIDKAFEEGWMVPRPPLKRTEKRVAIVGSGPAGLAAADQLNRMGHSVTVYERADRIGGLMMYGVPNMKADKVDIVERRVKLMDQEGVNFVVNANVGTDPLYSLDRLREENDAVVLAVGATKPRDLPVPGRELSGVHFAMEFLHANTKSLLDSNLKDGNYISAKGKKVVVIGGGDTGTDCIGTSIRHGCSGIINLELLPEPPQTRAPGNPWPQWPRIFRVDYGHQEAASKFGKDPRSFEVLTKRFLGDENGAVKGLEIVRVHWEKDASGKFQFKEVEGSEEIIEADLVLLAMGFLGPESIVVEKMGLEQDNRSNIKAEYGRFSTNVDGVFAAGDCRRGQSLVVWAISEGRQAAAQVDKYLIQEEKDLAVSPVIREDLIKRHNGLPKRHQDSSKHRVLT, encoded by the exons ATGTTCACGTGCTCGGGCTCATATCTCCATCTCCGAACAAGCTCTTCCTGTGCTCTGCCTTCGCTTAACAAGCCTTCCAACCAACAACCGAAACTCAATGCGGCTCCGAGAGCTCCTATTAGCCGGTTTAATACACGTTACTCGACGGCGAAGAAGTCAGTGAATGTAATTGACAAGAGATTCTTGGGGGCCCGATTGCGGGCGCCCGGATCGGAAAAGGTTCAACTTTGGCGGTCTGACGGGCCGGGGAGGTCCCCTAAGCTGAGGGTCGTCGTCCGCTCGGCTCTTTCCGCGGTTCCGGAGAAGCCGCTAGGACTCTACGACCCGTCGTTCGATAAGGACTCGTGCGGGGTCGGGTTCGTTGCGGAGTTATCCGGCGAAAGTAGCCGTAAAACG GTTACGGATGCTGTGGAGATGTTGATACGTATGTCACACAGAGGTGCTTGTGGCTGCGAAACTAACACTGGTGATGGAGCCGGAATTCTTGTCGGTCTTCCGCACGAGTTCTACAATGAG GTTGCTAAGGATCATGGGTTTGAGCTTCCACCATCAGGGGAATATGCTGTTGGCATGTTCTTTTTGCCCAAATCTGAGAGTCGGAGGGAAGAAagcaaaaatgtatttacaaag GTTGCGGAGTCCCTTGGGCATGCTATTCTTGGGTGGCGACCTGTGCCAACAGATAACACAGGATTGGGGAATTCTGCATTGCAGACGGAACCGGAGGTTGAGCAAGTGTTCCTTACCCCTACTCCTCGGTCACAAGTTGATTTAGAGCAGCAG ATGTACATACTAAGGCGGGTTTCAATGGTTGCTATCCGAGCTGCATTAAACCTTGAACATGGTGGTGCTAAGGACTTCTATATTTGTTCTCTCTCCTCAAG GACTGTTGTTTACAAAGGTCAGTTAAAGCCCGATCAGTTGAAGGATTATTATTATGCAGATATTGGCAATGAAAGGTTTACGAGCTACATGGCCCTG ATACACTCTCGATTTTCAACAAATACATTTCCCAGCTGGGATCGCGCTCAACCCATGCGTATCTTGGGCCACAATGGAGAAATCAATACACTTAGAGGCAATGTAAACTG GATGAAGGCACGTGAGGGTCTGTTAAAGTGCAAGGAACTTGGTCTTTCAGAGAATGAGTTAAAGAAGCTTCTACCTATTGTGGATGCCAGTTCATCTGATTCAG GAGCTTTTGATGGTGCCCTTGAGCTTCTGGTTCGAGCTGGTAGAAGTCTTCCTGAAGCAATCATGATGATGATTCCTGAGGCTTGGCAAAATGACAATAATATGGATCCTCATCGAAAGGCACTGTATGAATACTTCTCTGCTCTGATGGAGCCATGGGATGGGCCAGCTCTTATATCAT TTACTGATGGCCGCTATCTAGGAGCAACATTGGATCGCAATGGGCTGCGACCAGGTCGTTTCTATGTCACCCATAGTGGACGAGTTATAATGGCCAGTGAAGTTGGTGTAGTAGACATTCCACCTGAAGATGTGCTTAGGAAAGGAAGACTAAACCCAGGCATGATGCTTTTGGTggattttcaaaatcatattgTTGTTGACGATGAAGCCTTGAAGCAGCAATACTCAATGGCAAGGCCTTATAGCAAGTGgctaaaaagacaaaaaattgaACTCAAGGACATAGTTGATTCTGTTCATGAATCTGAAAAGGTCCCTCCTCCAGTTGCGAGAGTGATTCCA GCATCTAGCAATGCTGGCAGCATGGAAAACATGGGAATTCATGGTATATTGGCTCCATTAAAAGCTTTTGG TTACACTGTTGAAGCCTTGGAAATGTTGTTGCTTCCCATGGCAAAAGATGGTGTAGAGGCCCTTGGTTCAATGGGAAACGATACTCCCTTGGCTGTAATGTCTAATCGAGAAAAGCTCACTTTTGAGTACTTCAAGCAAATGTTTGCCCAAGTTACAAACCCTCCAATTGATCCTATTCGGGAGAAGATAGTCACCTCAATGGAATGCATGATTGGTCCAGAAGGTGACCTGACGGAAACCACTGAAGAACAATGTCATCGTCTTTCGCTAAAAGGTCCTCTTTTATCCATTGAAGAAACAGAGGCAATTAAAAAGATGAATTACAGAGGTTGGCGAAGCAAAGTTCTGGACATTACTTATTCTAAGGACCGAGGTAGGAAGGGATTGGAGGAGACCTTGGACCGGATCTGTAATGAAGCACATGATGCAATTAAGGAGGGTTATACCTTGCTCGTGCTTTCTGATAGAG CTTTCTCACCTAATCGTGTTGCGGTAAGCTCCCTCTTGGCCATTGGTGCTGTCCATCAACATCTTGTTAAAAAGCTCGAGCGCACTCAAGCTGGGTTAATAGTTGAAACTGCTGAGCCACGTGAGGTGCACCACTTCTGTACGCTTGTTGGGTTTGGTGCAGATGCTATATGCCCATACTTGGCCATAGAAGCCATTTGGAGATTACAAGTTGATGGAAAGATCCCACCCAAATCTGGCGGTAACTTTCATTCAAAGGAAGAGCTGGTCAGGAAGTACTTCAAAGCTAGCAACTATGGAATGATGAAGGTTCTTGCTAAGATGGGGATATCAACTTTGGCCTCTTACAAGGGTGCGCAGATATTCGAAGCTCTGGGTCTTTCATCAGAAGTGATTGAGAGGTGCTTTGCAGGAACTCCAAGTAGAGTTGAGGGTGCAACATTTGAGATGCTTGCTTTTGATAAACTTCATCTGCATGAGTTGGCATTTCCCTCTCGTGGTTTCCCTCCCAATAGTGCGGAAGCTGTAGCATTGCCTAATCCAGGTGATTATCATTGGAGAAAAGGTGGTGAGATTCACCTTAACGATCCCCTAGCTATAGCGAAGCTGCAAGAGGCTGCCCGAACTAACAGTGTTGCCGCCTACAAAGAGTATGCCAAGCTTGTTCATAAATTGAATAAATCTTGCAATTTGCGGGGACTCTTGAAATTTAAAGCAGCAAAGGTGGAAGTTCCTTTGCATGAAGTGGAACCTGCCAGTGAGATTGTCAAACGGTTCTGTACTGGGGCCATGAGTTATGGATCTATATCATTGGAGGCACACACAACCCTTGCTATTGCTATGAATAGAATGGGAGGAAAGTCGAATACAG GCGAGGGAGGTGAGCAACCATCTCGCATGGAACCACTTCCAGATGGTTCAATGAACCCAAAAAGGAGTGCAATTAAGCAGGTTGCAAGTGGGAGATTTGGAGTTTCGAGTTATTACCTTACTAACGCTGATGAATTACAGATAAAAATGGCTCAG GGGGCAAAGCCTGGTGAAGGGGGTGAACTTCCTGGCCACAAGGTTGTAGGAGAAATTGCGCTTACCCGGAATTCTACTGCTGGGGTGGGACTTATTAGTCCAC CCCATCATGATATATATTCCATCGAAGACCTTGCCCAGTTGATTCATGATCTTAAG aaCTCCAACCCAACGGCTCGAATTAGTGTGAAGCTGGTATCTGAAGCTGGAGTGGGAGTAGTTGCTAGCGGAGTAGTGAAGGGGCATGCTGACCATGTCTTGATCTCAGGTCATGATGGAGGTACAGGGGCCTCTAGATGGACGGGAATAAAAAATGCTGGGCTCCCATGGGAACTTGGTTTGGCTGAGACTCACCAGACTTTGGTTGCTAATGATCTCCGCGGCCGAACAGTTCTCCAGACAGATGGCCAACTGAAAACTGGAAGAGATGTGGCCATAGCCACCCTTCTTGGTGCAGAAGAATTTGGCTTCAGTACCGCACCTCTCATAACACTTGGTTGCATCATGATGCGGAAGTGCCACAAAAATACCTGTCCAGTTGGCATTGCTACTCAGGATCCAGTACTCAGAGAGAAGTTTGCTGGAGAACCGGAACATGTTATCAACTTTTTCTTCATGGTAGCAGAGGAGATGAGGGAAATAATGTCACAGCTAGGATTTCGAACAGTAACTGAGATGGTTGGCCGTTCAGATATGCTTGAAGTGGATAAAGAAGTGACTAAGAACAATGAGAAGCTGGAGAATATTGATCTGTCCCTATTGCTTAGACCTGCTGCTGAACTTCGGCCTGAAGCAGCACAGTACTGTGTCCAGAAACAGGATCATGGCTTGGACATGGCTTTGGACCAAAAACTTATTCCACTGTGTGAAGCTGCATTAGAAAAAAGTCTTCCTGTTTACATTGAAAAACCAATCTGCAATGTGAATCGTGCTGTTGGAACAATGCTTAGCCATGAAGTGACTAAACGCTATCAAGCAGCTGGGCTTCCTACAGATACCATCCATATCAAATTCAATGGGAGTGCAGGTCAGAGCCTTGGAGCATTCCTCTGCCCTGGAATCACACTTGAGCTTGAAGGTGACAGCAATGACTATGTTGGCAAAGGATTATCTGGTGGGAAGATTGTTGTTTATCCTCCAAAGGAAAGCAATTTTGATCCAAAAGAAAACATTGTAATTGGTAACGTGGCTCTCTATGGGGCTACAAGTGGAGAGGCATATTTCAATGGAATGGCAGCAGAAAGGTTCTGCGTACGTA TCGGGGCTAAGGCAGTTGTGGAAGGTGTTGGTGATCATGGATGTGAGTATATGACCGGTGGGACTGTTGTTGTGCTTGGAAAAACTGGCAGGAATTTTGCTGCAGGTATGAGTGGCGGTATAGCTTATGTTCTTGACATGGATGGAAAGTTCTGCTCTCGGTGCAATCTTGAGCTCGTGGATCTTGATAAAGTTGAAGAAGAGGAGGATATCATGACTCTTAGAATGATGGCTCAGCAACATCAACGTCATACAAACAGCCAACTAGCCAAAGAAGTACTTGCTAACTTTGAGATTCTTCTGCCTAAATTCATTAAAGTTATCCCAAGGGAGTATAAGCGGGTTCTTGCAAGCATTAAAGCAGAGAAAGCCTCCAAGGAGGCTGTGGAAGATGCTACTAAAAAAGACGAGGAGAAAGTTGAGGCAGAACTAAATGGAAAAGATGCTTTTGAAGAGCTTAAGAAGTTAGCAATTGCATCTTTGAATGGGAAATCCAATAAG aatgtagaagaGGGTGAATCATTGAAGAGGCCTACAAAGGTTACTGATGCTGTTAAACATCGAGGTTTCATTTATTATGAGCGTGAGGGTGTTCAATACAGGGACCCGAATGTACGGATGAATGACTGGAACGAAGTTATGCAGGAATCAAATCCTGGCCCACTTTTAAAGACTCAGTCTGCACGTTGCATGGATTGTGGTACTCCTTTCTGCCATCAG GAAAATTCTGGATGTCCTTTAGGAAACAAAATACCTGAATTCAACGAGTTAGTATACCAAAACAGGTGGCGTGAAGCATTAGATCGGCTCCTTGAAACAAATAACTTCCCAGAGTTCACTGGTCGTGTGTGTCCCGCACCTTGTGAAGGTTCGTGTGTCTTGGGAATTATCGAGAATCCTGTATCTATCAAGAGCATTGAGTGTGCTATTATAGACAAGGCATTTGAGGAGGGATGGATGGTACCGAGGCCTCCTCTCAAGAGAACTGA GAAAAGAGTTGCGATTGTTGGAAGTGGACCGGCTGGCTTGGCTGCTGCTGATCAGCTAAACAGAATGGGTCACTCTGTGACTGTGTATGAACGTGCTGACCGAATTGGAGGACTCATGATGTATGGTGTTCCAAACATGAAGGCTGACAAGGTGGATATAGTTGAACGTCGGGTGAAACTTATGGACCAGGAGGGTGTCAATTTTGTGGTTAATGCTAATGTTGGAACTGATCCTTTGTACTCTCTCGATCGGCTCCGAGAGGAGAATGACGCAGTTGTTTTGGCTGTAGGAGCCACAAAACCAAG GGACCTTCCAGTACCAGGACGGGAGTTATCAGGAGTCCATTTTGCCATGGAGTTTCTGCATGCAAACACTAAAAGCTTGCTTGATAGCAACCTCAAGGATGGTAACTACATTTCTGCTAAGGGCAAGAAAGTAGTAGTCATTGGTGGAGGTGACACTGGCACAGATTGTATAGGGACATCCATCCGACATGGCTGCAGTGGCATCATAAATTTAGAGCTTCTCCCTGAACCACCACAAACTAGGGCCCCAGGCAACCCTTGGCCACAG TGGCCTCGAATATTCCGTGTTGATTACGGGCATCAGGAAGCTGCTTCCAAGTTTGGAAAAGACCCGAGATCTTTTGAGGTATTGACCAAGCGGTTTTTGGGCGATGAGAATGGTGCTGTGAAAGGACTTGAAATTGTACGTGTCCACTGGGAGAAGGATGCTAGTGGAAAATTTCAGTTCAAGGAAGTTGAAGGCTCTGAGGAGATCATTGAGGCTGACCTTGTCCTACTTGCCATGGGATTCCTTGGCCCAGAGTCG ATTGTAGTAGAGAAGATGGGATTGGAGCAGGACAATCGATCAAATATCAAGGCTGAGTATGGCCGTTTCTCAACCAATGTGGATGGTGTCTTTGCGGCTGGTGATTGCCGGCGCGGACAGTCCTTGGTGGTATGGGCGATCTCTGAAGGCCGGCAAGCCGCCGCACAGGTTGACAAATATCTCATACAAGAGGAAAAAGACCTTGCTGTTAGCCCTGTGATCCGGGAAGACCTTATCAAAAGGCATAATGGCCTTCCCAAGAGGCACCAAGACAGCAGCAAACACCGAGTGTTGACATAG